From a single bacterium 336/3 genomic region:
- a CDS encoding AraC family transcriptional regulator gives MKDVFSLYGIGHFINQPQNPTEFEILQFDMMEEPNIDDFHKHTFYEILWTKSGESKQIIDYNEYEVKPNSLFFISPNQVHYFEEWKPLTGGTILFTEDFYLLNHNNKDILFELSFLDNLYANPCIMFTENGFSEILYLINQIEKEHTRNDRNPSIIQAYLHILLAQVQRHIDYQSLVVQSKKYLILFKQFKNELEKYFMENQTASFYANKLHITQHHLNLICKEITHQTATEIIRARSILEAKRFLTFTHKTISEIAFELNFTDSSYFAKTFKTITHQSPQEFRNQMSQKYRTR, from the coding sequence ATGAAAGATGTTTTTTCACTTTATGGTATTGGTCATTTTATCAATCAACCACAAAATCCAACTGAATTTGAGATTCTTCAGTTTGATATGATGGAAGAACCAAATATAGATGATTTTCATAAACATACCTTTTATGAAATTCTCTGGACGAAAAGTGGTGAAAGCAAACAAATTATAGATTATAACGAATATGAAGTAAAACCTAACAGTTTATTTTTTATTTCACCCAATCAGGTGCATTATTTTGAAGAATGGAAACCGTTAACAGGTGGTACTATTCTGTTTACAGAAGATTTTTATCTGCTTAATCACAATAACAAAGATATACTCTTTGAACTTAGCTTTTTGGATAATCTCTATGCCAATCCTTGTATTATGTTTACCGAAAATGGATTTAGTGAAATTTTATATCTTATCAATCAAATAGAAAAAGAACATACTCGAAATGATAGAAATCCCTCCATCATTCAAGCCTACTTGCACATTCTGCTTGCTCAAGTACAAAGGCATATTGACTATCAATCTTTAGTTGTTCAATCTAAGAAATACCTCATCTTATTCAAACAATTTAAAAATGAATTAGAAAAATATTTCATGGAGAACCAAACAGCTTCTTTTTATGCTAATAAATTACATATCACCCAACACCATCTAAACTTGATATGTAAAGAAATTACTCATCAGACTGCCACAGAAATTATCAGAGCAAGAAGTATTTTAGAAGCAAAACGCTTTTTGACTTTTACTCATAAGACTATTTCTGAAATTGCCTTTGAATTGAACTTTACAGATAGTTCTTATTTTGCTAAAACCTTCAAAACAATTACTCACCAATCTCCACAAGAGTTTCGAAATCAAATGTCTCAAAAATACCGAACAAGGTAG